From Toxorhynchites rutilus septentrionalis strain SRP chromosome 2, ASM2978413v1, whole genome shotgun sequence, a single genomic window includes:
- the LOC129768829 gene encoding protein yellow-like yields MARISSRAVVRLLALVLVVVLPAASGYSPFKRSYFVPLIRPEGNSSQSAVLADQYLPPGGLEALGNKLDKLGSFTTSKGKDAFTVIYQWKVIDFLYPSLQARNNAIRSKEFIPENNLPLGVDRFRNRLFITTPRWNPGVPATLSYLPLPVEDPSLPLIPYPDWSFHTSPSNPDCSKLVSVYRIFVDECDRLWVLDAGVIDTLTNLQQICPPKVLAFNLQTDELLFTYVLPADQVKQDSLHTNIVVDIRDGQCDDAFAYVADVWRFGITVISLREFKSWRTTNYLYNPNPFASDYNYNELNFQWSDGVFGMSLSPVHRDGDRMLFYHPMSSFTEFQVLTSVLQNETIWQNFGLAKAFQPIGSRGKAGQSSTSGVTRNNVQFFTLVQQSGVGCWDLAKPYNRNNLGVVERNPDKLTFPNDLKVDREAKQSVWVISNKLPVFLYSKLDYKQINFRVLTADVQSAIQGTPCDPGNPANLVFKQEECYQ; encoded by the exons ATGGCTCGGATTAGTTCGAGGGCAGTCGTACGATTGCTGGCGTTGGTTTTGGTGGTCGTGTTGCCAGCAGCCAGCGGGTATTCACCGTTCAAACGCTCCTATTTCGTTCCGCTTATTCGACCCGAAGGCAACTCGTCACAGTCAGCAGTGCTTGCGGATCAGTATCTTCCTCCCGGCGGACTGGAAGCACTCGGTAATAAACTGGACAAACTTGGCAGCTTTACGACCAGCAAGGGGAAGGACGCTTTTACCGTGATTTACCAGTGGAAAGTTATTGATTTTCTGTATCCAAGCTTACAGGCGAGAAACAATGCCATCCGGTCTAA AGAATTTATCCCCGAAAACAATCTTCCCTTGGGGGTGGACCGCTTCCGCAACCGTCTGTTCATTACTACCCCACGATGGAATCCAGGTGTTCCTGCTACTCTGTCGTATCTTCCGTTACCCGTTGAAGATCCCAGCCTTCCCCTGATCCCGTATCCGGATTGGAGCTTCCACACATCGCCCAGCAACCCGGACTGCAGTAAGCTGGTGTCTGTGTATCGAATCTTCGTCGACGAATGCGACCGCTTGTGGGTTCTCGATGCCGGTGTCATCGACACACTGACCAATCTGCAGCAGATCTGTCCACCGAAAGTTCTAGCATTCAACCTTCAGACGGATGAGCTGCTGTTCACATACGTCCTTCCGGCAGACCAGGTTAAACAAGACTCACTACATACCAACATCGTGGTGGACATACGGGATGGACAGTGCGACGATGCTTTCGCGTATGTAGCGGACGTTTGGCGTTTCGGAATCACGGTGATCAGTCTGCGTGAGTTCAAGAGCTGGAGAACCACCAATTATCTGTACAATCCGAACCCCTTTGCGAGCGACTACAATTACAACGAGCTGAACTTCCAGTGGTCGGACGGGGTCTTCGGGATGTCGTTGTCTCCGGTTCACCGCGACGGTGATCGTATGCTGTTCTATCATCCCATGTCTAGCTTCACG GAATTCCAAGTGCTAACCTCAGTGCTTCAGAACGAAACCATCTGGCAGAACTTCGGTTTGGCGAAGGCCTTCCAACCGATCGGTAGCCGCGGCAAGGCGGGTCAATCTTCAACCTCCGGAGTGACCCGAAACAACGTCCAGTTCTTCACGCTGGTGCAGCAGAGCGGAGTGGGCTGCTGGGATCTGGCCAAACCTTACAACCGCAACAATTTGGGTGTCGTCGAACGGAACCCGGACAAGCTGACCTTCCCCAACGATCTGAAAGTGGATCGCGAGGCTAAACAATCGGTTTGGGTCATCAGTAACAAGCTGCCGGTTTTCCTGTACTCGAAGCTGGACTACAAGCAGATTAATTTCCGTGTGTTGACCGCGGATGTGCAAAGCGCCATCCAGGGTACGCCGTGTGATCCGGGTAACCCGGCGAATCTGGTTTTCAAGCAGGAGGAATGCTATCAGTAG